In Methylophaga thalassica, one genomic interval encodes:
- a CDS encoding diguanylate cyclase yields MLTKLRTSIATRLAFILILAGVVSALSTGYLFYSYTYSKEFAQSQKNIRQLAHAVSHTAAIAAYLDDLTLAKEVVEGIAGSDLVKAVELKSTQESLALRGTVPDGAQTMKFDLESPFSSGEMVGKLNLVPNVALIKSDARKAAINHVILISVQTFVLITLIIFLLNTQLITEIKRLASRLHGIRIGSEERIIPTQSHQYDEIGLLTHDINELLNSVEENINLERTLRLEVEALENRFRDIFEQSSHGIAIVDIDGKMRLHNPSFKQIIGDECFQKISKQDSLSFFALFDEEKSRLESAAAEVLSSGESRAVDIKVEEGSQTRWLYCLISVMTDDDKTSSFEIVLQDISERRNREEKLKGQAEVDALTNLYNRGAGENKIEQLISSSDSKRFSYGLFMIDLDGFKPVNDQFGHEAGDRVLIAVANRLLGSIRAEDIAIRWGGDEFVVFARLTTDLSEASSIAEKLLNILQQPIECQSDMSVTISASIGIALYPFNADNIETLLKYADLAMYEVKSHNKNSYNFFKQPTFKTSETQSVITGF; encoded by the coding sequence ATGTTGACTAAGCTTCGCACAAGTATTGCCACTCGATTAGCATTCATATTGATCCTGGCTGGTGTTGTGTCTGCATTATCAACAGGATATTTGTTTTACAGTTATACCTATTCAAAAGAGTTTGCTCAAAGTCAGAAAAATATCCGACAACTCGCTCATGCCGTATCTCATACAGCTGCAATCGCTGCTTATTTAGATGATCTGACACTGGCTAAAGAAGTCGTTGAGGGGATTGCAGGCAGTGATTTAGTCAAAGCTGTGGAGTTAAAGTCAACGCAGGAATCGCTAGCTTTACGTGGTACGGTACCTGATGGCGCTCAAACAATGAAGTTTGATTTGGAATCTCCTTTTTCAAGCGGTGAAATGGTTGGTAAATTAAATCTTGTGCCGAATGTCGCTTTGATTAAGTCGGATGCGAGAAAGGCCGCTATCAATCACGTTATATTAATTTCTGTTCAGACGTTTGTTTTGATCACACTTATTATTTTCTTATTAAATACACAGTTGATAACTGAAATAAAACGGCTTGCCAGTCGTTTGCATGGTATTCGGATTGGCAGTGAAGAGCGAATTATTCCAACTCAGTCTCACCAATACGATGAAATTGGTTTATTAACCCACGATATAAATGAGTTATTAAATTCGGTCGAGGAGAATATTAATCTTGAAAGAACGCTTCGACTTGAAGTGGAAGCGTTAGAAAACCGATTCAGAGATATTTTCGAACAGTCCAGTCACGGTATCGCCATTGTCGATATTGATGGCAAAATGAGGCTACATAACCCGTCTTTCAAACAGATTATTGGTGATGAATGTTTTCAGAAGATTTCAAAGCAAGACTCCCTTTCCTTTTTTGCACTATTTGATGAAGAAAAAAGTCGCTTGGAATCAGCTGCCGCTGAAGTTTTATCGAGTGGTGAGTCACGAGCAGTTGATATAAAAGTTGAGGAGGGGTCACAAACGAGGTGGTTATACTGCCTTATTTCGGTCATGACAGACGATGATAAGACGTCGTCTTTTGAAATTGTCTTGCAAGATATTTCAGAGCGTCGCAATCGGGAAGAAAAGTTAAAGGGGCAGGCTGAAGTCGATGCCTTAACCAATTTGTATAATCGCGGTGCAGGTGAGAATAAAATTGAACAACTTATCTCATCTTCGGACTCTAAGCGGTTTTCATATGGCCTGTTTATGATTGATTTGGATGGGTTTAAACCTGTTAATGATCAATTTGGCCATGAAGCAGGAGACAGAGTGCTTATAGCGGTTGCAAATCGATTATTAGGTTCAATTCGTGCTGAAGATATTGCGATACGTTGGGGAGGCGATGAATTTGTTGTTTTTGCCAGATTAACCACGGATTTATCAGAAGCGAGCAGTATTGCAGAAAAACTGTTAAATATATTACAGCAACCAATCGAATGTCAGTCTGATATGAGTGTGACTATCAGTGCTAGCATTGGCATCGCGCTCTATCCATTCAATGCTGATAATATTGAGACATTACTCAAGTACGCTGATCTTGCGATGTATGAAGTCAAATCACACAACAAAAACAGTTATAACTTTTTCAAACAACCCACATTCAAGACGTCAGAGACACAAAGTGTGATCACCGGATTTTAG
- a CDS encoding methylated-DNA--[protein]-cysteine S-methyltransferase produces the protein MVFYELGISSLGCLLVARNNRAICFVALADDPDLLVEHLQEKYPHAKQQQNDTLLTSYLIRILNYIESPKGELDLPIEMEGTTFQKSVWMTLQQVPVGQTRTYTELANMLGKPSAVRAVANACAANSLALLVPCHRIVNKNGTLSGYRWGVERKQILLGREKALLTV, from the coding sequence ATGGTGTTTTATGAATTAGGGATTTCCAGCCTAGGTTGTCTACTGGTGGCTAGAAATAACAGAGCTATATGCTTTGTTGCATTGGCTGATGACCCCGACCTTTTGGTTGAGCATCTCCAAGAAAAATATCCACATGCAAAACAACAGCAAAATGATACTTTACTAACCAGCTATTTAATCCGGATATTAAACTATATCGAGTCACCAAAAGGTGAGTTAGATTTACCGATTGAAATGGAAGGAACGACGTTTCAAAAATCAGTATGGATGACCTTACAGCAAGTTCCTGTTGGGCAAACCAGAACCTATACCGAGCTGGCAAACATGCTGGGAAAACCCTCGGCTGTGAGAGCTGTCGCCAATGCTTGTGCCGCAAATTCATTGGCTTTGCTGGTACCTTGTCATCGGATTGTTAATAAAAACGGCACGCTGTCAGGCTATCGATGGGGTGTAGAACGTAAACAAATTTTATTGGGTCGTGAAAAGGCCTTGTTGACAGTTTGA